The DNA segment TCGGGAAACTGAAAGCAGAGCGAGACGCGCTGGTCGATCTCGAGGAGCTCCGCGGTGGGGACGAACGCGCCGCCGCCCGGCAGGTCGCCGAGGTAGCGCTCAAGGAACTCCTCGCGGCGCGCATGGTAGACGGTGAGTGAGCGGCTTTCCCGATCCACAGAGAGGATGTATCCGCGGTCCTACATGCCCGTCAAGATGAGAAAACCGTCGGAGACGCGCTCGAGCTCGAGCCGGTTGTCCGCCGTGCGGTTCGACCACTTCGTCTTTTCCCCGACCTGATACTGGAAAGCCATGTTGAACGTGTATTCGACGTAGACGACGCCGACCATCTCGTAAACGTCGCGATACTTGATCTCGTACCGCATCGTCTGGACGTCCTTGAACTTCTCCGTGAGCACCTGCTCCAGCCCCGCGCGATCAACGTCGTCGTCGGCCGAGGGCGTCCCGCTGTTGTCGAAGTAGCGCTGGGAGGCGAGCGACAGGAGGAGCCCCACGTTGCGATCCTCGACGGCGTGCCGGTAGCGCTCGCAGAACGCGATGATGGCCCGGTTCTCGTCGTTGTCGGGAATCTCGGTGTTCGGGATGACCTTGTCGTGGCAGCCAGCCGCGAAAGCGGCCCAGCACACGAACCAGACGATGAGCTTCTTCTCCAAGGGGGCACCTCTCACTGCACGATCCGCGGCGGATCCGCCCGCCCTGCGCGCAGAACGGCTCGAACGGCGCATATTATTCCCCGCCTCTGAGCGCCTTCAAGAAAAAATCTCCCGCGCCGTCACTTGGCGGTCGCGCGCACGAACACCGTCTCCGAGCTCGCGACGTCCGCATCGCGCCGCGCGATGAACACGATCTCGTTCGCGCCCTCGGCGAGCGGCAGGTCCAGAGAGAAATCGAGCCGCGCCTCGGGGCGGCCGCCGCGCGCCGGGACATAGGCCGCCTTCTTGTCGCCGTTCTTGCCGCTGATGAAGACGATGAGATCGCGCACGCCCTCCGCGCACTGCGCCGATCCCTCGAACCTCGCGCTCAATCCCCGCACCGTGCGGACGCTCCCTCCCTTGATCTCTATCACGGGGGGACGCACGACGGCGCGCTCGAAGGCCGCCGCCCCGTCGCCACCCGGCCGCGTGTCGGACTCCGCGATCCACGCGTGCTGATCCTTCGCGAGGACGACGCGGAAGTAGCTCCCGAACCGCGCGTCGACCGGGAACGTCGCGCCGGGCTGCGCCTGCCCCACGCGCCCGCCGTCGGCGGAGGCGACCTGGAGGAGCGCCGCCGGCTGCGGGCCCTTGACCGTGATCGTGCCGGCCGCCTTCGAGGGGCTCGGGCTCGCCGCGGCGACGGGGATGACGATCGTGCGCTCGAGGACGGAGCGCGTCCTCTGGAACCGGCCGGAGATCCACTCCTCGACGACGAGCCGGAGCTCCGCGCGCCCCGGGGGATAGTCGGACCCGATCCGCAGGCGCATCTCCCCCGAGGTCGTCTTGCCTGGGGCGAGCCTTCCAACGGGCACGTGCCCCTTGACGACGTCCACGCCGGGTCCACCCGACAGCTGCGCGTCGGCCTCGAAAGTCGACGCGTCGCCGGAGTTCGTGAGCCAGAACCTTATGGCGAGCTCCTCGCCCGGCTCGGCGAACCCGTTGCCGTTGCCGAGGTCCTCGACGTGCCAAGCGTAGTCGAGGCGCGCGCGCGGCGTGGCGGGGAGGGCCGCGTCGAAGGCAGCCTCGGAGGGCAGCGGGCCGGCCGCGGCCTCGAAGCGCACCGTGACCGGATCGATCCGCCCGGAGAGGACCGGCGGGAGCTCGACGACGGCGTCCCGCTTGCGCGTCGCGCCGGGGGCGACCTTGCCGAAAACGATCTCCACGTCATCGAAAATCGGGTCGTCGCTCGCCGTCACCGCGCGCAGCCGGTAGATGGGCGCGGCGCCGTCGTTCTTGACCGAGGCGGAGATCCGGATCTTCCCTCCCGGGACGATCTTCCCGACGAGCCGCGCGCTCGAGACGACGTCGTTCGACTTCGCGGCCGGGCTCGCGTCCGAGGGCGGCGCCGACCAGTCGATCCCGTTCTTGCGCAGCGCCTGCTCGACCGCGGCGACCTCCGCGGCCTCGTCCTCTCCGAGCAGCCGGCGCGCGCTCATGATGAGCTCCCCCGTGGTGGGGCCGCTCGTGGCCAGGATGATGCGCCGCGCGATCTCCGTCTCGCGGCGGGCCTTGTAGGGCAACCGGTCCGGATCCGCGTCGTAGCAGCGATCGAACACGGCGAGATCCGCGCGTCGCTCCGCGGGCGGGATGAGGAGCGGCGCCGTGACCAACCCGGGCCGATCGCTGCGATCGAGATCCGTCGGCCGCGCGAGGTGCGCGTCGAGATCCCGCTCGGAGATCGACGGCCCCTTCATGTCGAGGTTCATCTCCTCGCGATCGATGGTGACCGGGGCGTATCGGACGTCTGGCGCCACGCCGACGCCCTGGATGGAGATGTCGCCCGGCGTGAGGTACTGCGCGACGGTGATCCGCAGCGCGCCCTCGCCCGGGAGCGGCGCGATGGTCTGCACCGAGCCCTTGCCGAAGGTGGTCTCGCCTATCAACAGCGCGCGCCCGTGGTTGCGGAGCGCGCCGGCGATCACCTCCGCGGCGGACGCGGCGAACGAGTTGACGAGGATGACGAGCGGGTACGGCGGCTCGGTGCCCTTGGCGGTCGCGTCGCGCACCTCGCGATCGTCGTAGTGCCGGCCCGCCGTCGTCACGATCGTGCCGCTCGTGAGGAAGAGATCGGCGATCTCCCCCGCCGCGTCGAGGCTGCCACCCGGGTTGTCGCGGACGTCGAGCACGAGCCCCTTCATCATTCCGCCGTCGCGCAGCGCCTGGACGGCGGCGGCCACCTCCGCGGCGCTGTCCTGCTGGAACTCGGTCAAGGAGACGTACCCGACGCCGCCTTCGAGCATCTTCCACTTCACGCTCTCTATCGCGATGGTGCCGCGCGCCACCTCCATGGACACGAGCTGGCCGTCGGGCCGCTTCACCTGGATCTTGACCTTCGTGCCGTGCGCGCCGCGCAGCCTGTCTGCGGCCTCGTCCGTCGTGATGTTGACCGTCGAGTCGCCCCCGATGCGGACGATCTTGTCGCCGGCGCGGAGCCCCGCCTTCTTCGCGGGCGTGTCGTCGAACACCTCGACCACCGTGAGATCGCCGTCGCACGGGGGCCGCCTGTCGGTCGTGATGCGGATGCCGATCCCCTCGAACTCGCCCTCGAGACGCATCCGGAGCTCCTGCCACTCCTTCGGCATCATCGCGCCGGAGTGCGGATCGAGCACCGAGAGCATCCCGTTCACTGCCGCGTACTCGATCTCGCGGAGGTCGCGCCGCTCGTCCCTCGGCAGCTTCTCGGCGAGGAAACCGAACGCCCCGTGCATGGCGCGCGACAAACCCCAAGGGGCGGCTATCGACGCGAGGTCGATCTCGTGCCTCGCGGCGAGCACGGAGACGACCGCCTTCTTGCCGCCGCCGTCGTAATCGACCTTCACCTCCGCGACCGAGCGCTCGAGCGCGTCGAGGGCGCCGCGGAGCATGGTCACGGGCTCGGCGCGATCCGGATCGTAATACTGCTCCATAATTGAAAGAACGACGCGATCGAACACCACGCCGCGCGCGAGATCGTGCGCGGCGTCGCCGCCATCGGCCGGCGGTTCGGCGCCTCCGACGGGCGCCGCGGCCAACGCGATTGCGGCGAGCGCGCAGATGCGAAGCGGGCTCATCTTCATCCCGTAACAGCTCCCTCTCGTGGCGGCCGCCGGGGGGCCCGGCCGGCGGAGGTCGAGCATGGGCCGAAGGCGGCTTGACGTCAACTCACGGACGCGGCTAGCCTTCTCAAGGCCCGCGAGGATGGCGGAACTGGTAGACGCGCTGGATTTAGGTTCCAGTACCTTTCGGTGTGGGGGTTCGAGTCCCCCTCCTCGCACGAAGCACGAGATGCGGAACAGGCTCCTTCCCACACGACAAGATCCCCTTCACTTGCCATCCGTCGGTTCTTTCAATAGATTGGGGCCAAAAGAGGAATGATATTTCGAAAAGGGGAGGTGTGGCATGAAGTTCAGACTCGTGGTCCTGGCCGTCGTCGCGGCGCTCTCGGCCGTCGCCTTCGCGTGCGGCGGTCCAGAAAAGAGCCGTACGGAACGCGCGATAGAGAGCATGCCCGACGACGTGGATCCGGTGTCGGCCGCGGTCGGCGACGTGAACCCCGTCCCGGTGGAGGACGAGACCGCCGAGAAGCCCTCCGAGGCGCCCGTCGCGCCGGAGCCCGAGAGCGCGGGCGACGTCATCGAGGGGACCCAGGGCGCCTTCATCGCCACGATCAAGGTGCTCGGCAAGGAGGAGCCGGGGACCTACCGCGTGCTCACGGCGACCTCGGATCCGGTGGTCGTGAAGGAGGAGCTCAAGACCGGTGAGGAGGTTCGGCTCGATCCCGGCACGTACGATTTCGAGTTCACGACCCCGGCCGTGGTCGGCGGCAAGAAGTTCACGCTGACCGGCGTCGAGATCCCGATGGGCCGCCTCGTCAAGCGCGAGGTGAAGGTCCAGGCCGGGCGCCTGACGCTCGTCACGGGCGGCAAGTGCGTCAAGTCGGCGATCCGCATCAAGGAGAAGGGCAGCGAGAACTGGCTGCCGGGCAAGTTCTTCACCTGCCAGGAGCTCGTCCTCCCGGCGGGCTACTACGACGCCGAGCGCGGCTCCACCCCGATCAGCGGCATCCAGGTCTACGACGGCGGCATCCAGCAGGTCCTCATCCGCCCCAAATGAGGTGACCCCTCGCTCAGCCGGCGAGCTCGACGTTCTGCCGCGGGATCCTCGCGACGTCGCCGCCGTCGAGCAGGATCTCGAAGACGAGCACCGATGAGCCGGTCTCGATCCGCTCCGGCGCCGGCGGGAGCGCGGTGATGGCGCCGGTCGCGCCGAAAAGTCGGCCGCGCACGATCCGGGCGCGCGATCCGATCGAGGCCTCGGCGGCCGTCCCTTCGGCTTCGAGCGCGGCCCCTTCGACAGGCGGCCCGACGAGCTCCGGGCGGATCACCCCCGCTCGGACCTGCGTCGCGCCGCGCACGGACACCCGCTCCCCGGCGAGCAGCGGCAGGAGCCCCATCGCTTGCGCCGACATCGCGCGATCGCCGAGCCCCTCCGAGAGCACGATCGCGAGCCCGATCTCCTCGTCCCCGGTCGCCGCGAGGTTGAGCTCCCCGCCCGCCATCGCGACCAGATCCACGCCGCGCGCGCTGCCGCCTATCAGCGCGGCGACGCCCAGCTCCCGGGCGCGGCACATCGCCTCGAGCGAGATCCGCCCGAACGCCGCGACCACCGCGCCGCGGTGCCCCTCCCCGAGATCGCCCGCGGCCAGGGGGCCGTCGCCCGTCCCCGCGATCGCGAGCACGCCCATCGCCTCTCCGCCCAGCCCGAGCGCGCCCTGGAGCAGCGCGACCTCGGCCTCGATCTCGACCCCCTCTCCCCGGCTCGCCGCGACGACCTCCCCGCCGACGTACGCGGTGAGCTCGATCGCCGTCGGATCCGTGCGCACCACGACCTGTCCGGTGACGGGCGAGACGATCTCGACGGTGCCGGCCACGGGCGAGGCGACGCGCGTGGTCCACATGCCGAACAGCGCGCGGTGAGAGGCGATCACCGCTCCGGCGGCGATCCTGTCGCCGACGCCGACGGCGAGCGCCTCGCGGATCCGTCCGGGCGGCAGGCCGAGCCGCGCCGCGACGTTGATCGCGTGCACGTCGCCGGGCCGCTCGATCGCCGCGACGACGTCGTCCGCGCGGACCGTGTCGCCGACGCGCACGAAGATCTCCCCGGCGCCTGGCACGGATCGCCGCCTGCGCACCTTGACCCGGTGCGACACCGCGAAGCCGAACGGCGCTCGGGGCGGCACCCCGCTCACCCCCCTCCCTCGAACGCGCCGAGCGCGCCGAGCCACCTGCGCTGCGCCGCGATCCGCTCGTGGTCGTCGCGCGCAAAAACGAACGGACGGCCGCGGCAGTCCAGGATCAGGCCGACCTCCCCTCCCCGCACGCGCCCCCTCCACGACTTGGACGCACCTGCGCCGACGTCGAGGCCGCGCCGCGGCGAGACCACGAGCTCCGCCTCCTCGCCGGCCGCGAGCGGAACCGCGACGATCTCCCCGCCCGAGAGCGCGCCGCGCTCGCTCGTTCCATCGGCCCGCTCGAGCGAGAACTCGAGGCACGGCTTGCCGGGCCGAACCGCTCCAGCGGGCGCGACACAGGTCCCGAGCACGACGATGCAGTCGTTCTCCAGCACCTCCCGGGCGGCTCGCGGATCGAGCTGCGAGAGGACACCGAGGTGGGGCAGCATGAAGATGGAGTCCTTGGCGATCCGGGTCACCCCCGCGGGCCCGAAGGAGTCGACGAGCATCGCCGCGGTCTGGGCCGCGCGCGGCGCGTGCGCGAGGACGCCGCCCGATCCGACGAGCAGATCGATCGCCATCGTACGAAGCCCGCCTTCCTCGGCCCTCCCGCTCGAGAGGTTCTCGTCGAAGCTCCGATCCACCCGCTTCCCCGCCAGCCCCGTGGCGAACTCGGCGTGCTGCGCGAACGACAACCGGAGCGCCTCGCGGGCGAGCGCCTGCTCGAGCATCAGGTCTTCGACATCCGCGGGGATGGTCGTAGGGCGGATCGTCTTGTTCATCACCGCGTCGCGCAGGTCCTCGCCGGACATGCGGTACGGCAGCCAGCGCCGCACGTTCTCGACACCCGCCTCGGCGAGCACGAACGCCGCGGAGTAGCTGACGCCCAGGTTCGCGCTCACCGTGCGGTTGAACGCCCCGGAGACGACCGAGAACACGTCGGTCGTAGCTCCGCCGATGTCCACCGCGAGCACGTCGAGCTTCTCCCGCTCGGAAGCGAGCCGCAGGATCGCGCCCACCGCGGATGGGGTCGGCATCACGGGCGCGTCGGTCCAGGCGAGCAGCTTCGAGAAGCCCGGGGCCTGCTGCATGACGTGATCGAGGAACAGATCGTGGATCCGCTCGCGCGCCGGCTCGAGCCGCTCCTGTTCGATGGACGGCCGCACGTTCGCCACCGCATAGAGCTCGGCCTTGCCCTTTAGTACGCGCGCCACCTCTGCCGCGACGCGCGCGTTCCCGGCGAACACGACGGGGAGCGTGAACTGCCCGCCGAAACGCGGCTTCGGATCGGCGGCCGCGATCAGCTGCGCCATCTCGACCACGCCGATCTCGGCGCCGCCGTCGGTCCCGCCCGCGAGCAGCACGATGTCCGGACGCAGCCGCTTCAGCCGCGCGATGCGCTCGTACGGCGTGCGGTCGTCGTCGCACGCCACGACGTCGGCGACGATCGCCCCGGCGCCGAGCGCGGCCCGCTGCGCGGATCTGGCGCTGAGCTTCGCGACCACGCCCGCGACCACCATCTGCAGCCCGCCGCCGGCGGACGAGGTGGAGAGGTAGAGATCGACGCCGTCCCCCCCGGACGCGGGGCGCACGATCGCCCCCGCGTCGTCGACGATGCGCCGCCCGGCCCGGGCGGAGAGATCCCTAAGCGCCGCGACGACGCCGACCGTCACGTCCTCGACGGGCGCCTCCACGGTGGTCGGCGCCTCGCCCCGGAACGTCTGCCGGAACACGCCGCCCTTCCGCTCGACGAGGATCGCCTTGGTCGTGGTGGAGCCGCAGTCGGTGATCGCGATGACCGAGGGGGGGCCGATGCTCATCGCCGGCCCTCGAGCGCCGCCGCCGCCGCCAGCTCCTCGATGCGGTCCGCGAGGCGCCCTGCGGTCCTGCGGTCCTCGAACGCGGCCGCGATCTCCTCGAGGTCGTCCCCGAAGCCGAGCATTTTCACGAGCGGCGCGACCGCCGCCATCGCCTGGCTCCCGAGGAACGCGACCGGCACGGCCGTCTCCAGGATCACGATGGCGGGGATCTCGAGGCGCCGCTCGACCGCGGCCCGCGCGATCCGCTCGAGCGCGGGCGGGAACGGCGGCTCCCCGGCGCGCCGCATGGAGAAGGCGTGCTTCAGCGTCTCGACGAACGTCGACATCGACGGCGATCGTCGGGCATCCTCGGTGTTCGGGTCAACTTCTCGGCGGAGCCGCACCCTGGCGTTCAGGTATGGGAACAGCACGAGAAACATAGTAGACAACACAGATGAAGAAAGTGGGCTCAACCATGATGAACAAGACGATCTGGTTCGTTGGCGCGGCGCTGCTCTCCGTTTCCTGCGGAGGGGATCTCGATTGCCGCCACAAGGGCGCCGAGTGCGCAGAGGGGTTCTCGTGCGAGCCCGAGAGCGACGGCGCCTGGCGGTGCGCGAAGCAGGCGGCGCAGCCGGCCGCCGAGGGCGCCCCCAAGGATGCCCGACCCGTCACCGATCCTGATCCTGTTTCGGCTCCCGCTCCCGCTCCGGCGGAGACTCCCTGCCCCGACCACCCCATGTGCGCCGGGATCTCGGCCCAGTGCGCCTGCGGTCCGGACGGGGTTCTGCTCACGAGGACCCTGGATCGCGACGGGGACGGCAAGCCGGACGAGAAGGCGGTCTACACGAACGATCGCGAGGGTCGCCCGACGCAGGTGATCGTCGACGAGGGCATGGACGGTTCGGCCGACTCCCAGCACTCTTACGAGTACAACGCCCACGGGGATCCCGTGGCGTGGCGGATCGACCGGTTGTCGAAGGCGAGCGCGGAGGCGCGGAACCAGACAATCGTTTACGTGTACGACGATCAGGGAAACCTGGTGCGGGAGGAGACCGATCTCGACATAGACGAAAAGATTGACTCGACCTGCACGTACTCGCCGCCCTGCCCGCCGCCGATACCCAACTCGCGCTGCAAGCCGATCTGCAAGTGAACCGGACAGGGGGGAGCTCTCGGCGGGCAGTCGCGATCGCGGGCGAGGCGAGCATCGCCCCTATTCGGCCGGAGGGGCCTCCTCGATCTTCCGATCGACCGCGTCGAACAGCGCGACGAGGGCCGTCTCGTACTCCCTGCGGAGATTTTCTTCCTCGGCGAGCATCCCGTCTTCGGTTCGCTTGTAGGCGCCGACGGCCTGATCGAGCGAGGCGCGAGACGTCATGAGATCCGCGACGCGCTGCTCGCACGCCTTCTTCTCGTCCTTCTCCAGCGACGTATCCTTGCAGCGCGCACTCTCTGCCTCGATCTCCGCGTCGAGCGTCTCGGCGACGTCCTCCGCCTCGGCGCGCATCCGCGCGACCAGGACACGCTGCTGGGCGTACGCGACGAACACGCGGTGGCTCAAGCGGCTGATCGCGTCGATCTGCTCGGCGAGCTTGTCGGCGTCCTTCTTCCCCACGGCCTTGCCCTGCCGCTCCACCCAGAGCTGCGCCTCGTTCGCGCCCTCGAGCCGCTTCTCGAGACCCTTCGACACGCCGTCCTTGAGCGAGAACGCGATCGAGCCGCCGACGTCGACCTCGACCCCGCTCACCTCCTTGGCGACCGCGGCGTTCACCGAGCTCGTGACGCGGCGGCCGATGTCGTCGCGCTCCTCGTCGAAGAACCGGCGGACCGCCCGATCCTCTGCGACCCCGTCGGCGTAGGCGCGGCTGCGCCCCGCCGCGTCGGCGCGCTCGTACGCCCCGCGGACGACGGTCCAGTCCGACGACGAGATCTGCCCGGTGAACCCCGAGAAGGCGGCCATTCCGTCCCGCGCCTCGACCGCGATCGCGTCGAGATCCTCGTCCGCCGACGAGAACCGCGTCGGGTAGGCCGCCGCGTAGCCGGGCTCTCCCGACGAGGACGCGATCTGGACCTCGGGCTTGGGCGCGCCGCAGGCGCAGGCGAGAACGGCTATCACCGCGAGAACGACCAACAGGGTTCTTCTTGTGGTTTTCATGGCGGCGATCGAAGCGCAACGGTGCGCCCGCGTCAAGTGCGTCGATCAAATCGGCAACGACAGCCGGAACCGCATGCCGCCGCCCTCGCGCGGCTCGGCCGAGACGGTGCCGCCGTGCGCGACGGCGATGCGCCGCACGAGCGTGAGCCCGAGCCCGCTGCCGACCGCAACAAGTCCCGACGCCGGGCCGCGGAGCCGGAGGCGGCGTAGCTCTTCTCCGACCGACATCGACATCCCGTGACGAGGGGCGGTCTTCGGATCGCCCCTTCTTTTTGTCACCCCTCCCGTCGAGCGGCTGCGCGGAGCCGATCGATCGGCAAGCCGAAGCCTTCGGTTTGCTGAGCGAAGCCACTGCTGTTGTCTCGTGAGACAAACCCAAAAGCTTCGCCGAGCCTTCGAAAGGCAAGCCGGAGCCTTTCGAAGGCTTCCCGGGCATTTTGTTTGGCAAGCCGAAGCCGATCGGTTGGCTGGGCGCTATAAAAAAAGTGACGCACGCAAACCACAGTGTGGTGTCTTTGATACACCCGGAAGGAGACCGGAGCGCCGCCGACGGCACCGGGGAGCCGGGCGGGGGCTTCGGGGAGGAGTGGAAAGGAGAAGGCCGAGAAGGGGTGTCGAGTAGCCCCGGCCGGTTTCCCGACCGGGGCCCTCACCAGATCCGGACAAGGAGATTTCCACCATCCGGCTCTTCTGTCGATGCGTCTCATGGAGCGGCCCACAGATTTCTGTAGACCTTGACCTTGGGCAGCGGCATCTCGCGGAGCATCCGGTTGAAGCGTTCCCAGGTCATCCGCGACCGCTGGCTGCGGCGGCGTAGCCAATGAATCCAGGCGCGCTCCACCTTGTACAGAATCAGCGACAGCGACTTCGCGTTGCCGTTGACCCCGAAGTAGTTGAAGTGCCCCTGGATGCGGCGCGTGAGCGCTGCATGCTGCTCGGGGATCGACAGGTGGCGGTTGTCTCTGCACCAGGATTGCAGCGCGGTGATCGCCTTGTGCAGGCTCTTCTTCCGCGTCTTCCACGCCGGGTGCCACACTCCTTTGCGGCTTCGCTTCCAATAGTGCGTGAAGCCGAGGAAGTCGAAGGTGCGCGGCCCTTTGCCACCCTGCTGGTCGTCCGGCGG comes from the Pseudomonadota bacterium genome and includes:
- a CDS encoding glutamate mutase L, translating into MSIGPPSVIAITDCGSTTTKAILVERKGGVFRQTFRGEAPTTVEAPVEDVTVGVVAALRDLSARAGRRIVDDAGAIVRPASGGDGVDLYLSTSSAGGGLQMVVAGVVAKLSARSAQRAALGAGAIVADVVACDDDRTPYERIARLKRLRPDIVLLAGGTDGGAEIGVVEMAQLIAAADPKPRFGGQFTLPVVFAGNARVAAEVARVLKGKAELYAVANVRPSIEQERLEPARERIHDLFLDHVMQQAPGFSKLLAWTDAPVMPTPSAVGAILRLASEREKLDVLAVDIGGATTDVFSVVSGAFNRTVSANLGVSYSAAFVLAEAGVENVRRWLPYRMSGEDLRDAVMNKTIRPTTIPADVEDLMLEQALAREALRLSFAQHAEFATGLAGKRVDRSFDENLSSGRAEEGGLRTMAIDLLVGSGGVLAHAPRAAQTAAMLVDSFGPAGVTRIAKDSIFMLPHLGVLSQLDPRAAREVLENDCIVVLGTCVAPAGAVRPGKPCLEFSLERADGTSERGALSGGEIVAVPLAAGEEAELVVSPRRGLDVGAGASKSWRGRVRGGEVGLILDCRGRPFVFARDDHERIAAQRRWLGALGAFEGGG
- a CDS encoding S41 family peptidase, with translation MKMSPLRICALAAIALAAAPVGGAEPPADGGDAAHDLARGVVFDRVVLSIMEQYYDPDRAEPVTMLRGALDALERSVAEVKVDYDGGGKKAVVSVLAARHEIDLASIAAPWGLSRAMHGAFGFLAEKLPRDERRDLREIEYAAVNGMLSVLDPHSGAMMPKEWQELRMRLEGEFEGIGIRITTDRRPPCDGDLTVVEVFDDTPAKKAGLRAGDKIVRIGGDSTVNITTDEAADRLRGAHGTKVKIQVKRPDGQLVSMEVARGTIAIESVKWKMLEGGVGYVSLTEFQQDSAAEVAAAVQALRDGGMMKGLVLDVRDNPGGSLDAAGEIADLFLTSGTIVTTAGRHYDDREVRDATAKGTEPPYPLVILVNSFAASAAEVIAGALRNHGRALLIGETTFGKGSVQTIAPLPGEGALRITVAQYLTPGDISIQGVGVAPDVRYAPVTIDREEMNLDMKGPSISERDLDAHLARPTDLDRSDRPGLVTAPLLIPPAERRADLAVFDRCYDADPDRLPYKARRETEIARRIILATSGPTTGELIMSARRLLGEDEAAEVAAVEQALRKNGIDWSAPPSDASPAAKSNDVVSSARLVGKIVPGGKIRISASVKNDGAAPIYRLRAVTASDDPIFDDVEIVFGKVAPGATRKRDAVVELPPVLSGRIDPVTVRFEAAAGPLPSEAAFDAALPATPRARLDYAWHVEDLGNGNGFAEPGEELAIRFWLTNSGDASTFEADAQLSGGPGVDVVKGHVPVGRLAPGKTTSGEMRLRIGSDYPPGRAELRLVVEEWISGRFQRTRSVLERTIVIPVAAASPSPSKAAGTITVKGPQPAALLQVASADGGRVGQAQPGATFPVDARFGSYFRVVLAKDQHAWIAESDTRPGGDGAAAFERAVVRPPVIEIKGGSVRTVRGLSARFEGSAQCAEGVRDLIVFISGKNGDKKAAYVPARGGRPEARLDFSLDLPLAEGANEIVFIARRDADVASSETVFVRATAK